One segment of Choristoneura fumiferana chromosome 26, NRCan_CFum_1, whole genome shotgun sequence DNA contains the following:
- the LOC141442665 gene encoding uncharacterized protein isoform X2, which translates to MNADLGDLGDIEPDQEAEPEEKEKTVCARLVFTQEQEDDLREAFNLLDYNGEGKIKAEDFRVAIKALGYEPTNEELQKMISAVDKGQSGKLSFENFETAIMRKIMSLDSDGDIMKSFRLFDSDDNGLIGCEHVKRVTEILGTYLTDEEIEEMVDDADKDFDGFVSVTEFMRMIKNSVNIVTP; encoded by the exons ATGAATGCTGATTTGGGAGATCTGGGAGACATTGAACCTGATCAAGAAGCTGAGccagaagaaaaagaaaagactGTTTGTGCACGACTCGTGTTCACGCAAGAACAG GAGGATGACTTGCGAGAAGCTTTCAACCTGTTGGACTACAACGGAGAGGGAAAGATCAAAGCAGAGGATTTTCGAGTTGCTATTAAAGCTTTGG GTTACGAACCCACCAACGAGGAGCTGCAGAAAATGATCAGCGCGGTGGACAAAGGCCAGTCCGGAAAGCTGAGCTTCGAGAACTTCGAAACCGCCATAATGCGCAAGATCATGTCGCTCGACAGCGACGGAGACATCATGAAGAGCTTCAGACTATTTGACTCTGATGATAatg GACTGATTGGCTGTGAGCACGTGAAGCGTGTTACTGAGATTCTTGGCACATATCTGACAGATGAAGAAATTGAAGAAATGGTAGATGATGCTGATAAAGATTTCGACGGATTC GTTTCAGTAACAGAATTCATGAGGATGATCAAGAATAGCGTTAATATAGTTACTCCttga
- the LOC141442665 gene encoding uncharacterized protein isoform X3 gives MEETLDYSVTADFSEKEIEELQKVPGNCQEDDLREAFNLLDYNGEGKIKAEDFRVAIKALGYEPTNEELQKMISAVDKGQSGKLSFENFETAIMRKIMSLDSDGDIMKSFRLFDSDDNGLIGCEHVKRVTEILGTYLTDEEIEEMVDDADKDFDGFVSVTEFMRMIKNSVNIVTP, from the exons ATGGAAGAAACATTAGATTATTCAGTCACTGCCGATTTTTCTGAGAAAGAGATTGAGGAATTACAAAAAGTTCCTGGAAACTGTCAG GAGGATGACTTGCGAGAAGCTTTCAACCTGTTGGACTACAACGGAGAGGGAAAGATCAAAGCAGAGGATTTTCGAGTTGCTATTAAAGCTTTGG GTTACGAACCCACCAACGAGGAGCTGCAGAAAATGATCAGCGCGGTGGACAAAGGCCAGTCCGGAAAGCTGAGCTTCGAGAACTTCGAAACCGCCATAATGCGCAAGATCATGTCGCTCGACAGCGACGGAGACATCATGAAGAGCTTCAGACTATTTGACTCTGATGATAatg GACTGATTGGCTGTGAGCACGTGAAGCGTGTTACTGAGATTCTTGGCACATATCTGACAGATGAAGAAATTGAAGAAATGGTAGATGATGCTGATAAAGATTTCGACGGATTC GTTTCAGTAACAGAATTCATGAGGATGATCAAGAATAGCGTTAATATAGTTACTCCttga
- the LOC141442845 gene encoding uncharacterized protein — MDIEDLTLEEKCENLMTAVVETRKRFGQKCVDYQHKTARVENQLLQLRLESFSNYECKRKNPLPDLGIDDVALNIEDIKAEIMEKQIRIENLCKRLNNTQEVLLQLKNDNIAKKMHQPVTIESLMARAKEKQQKPMC, encoded by the exons Atgg ATATTGAAGACCTAACTCTAGAAGAAAAATGCGAAAACCTCATGACCGCAGTCGTTGAAACACGCAAACGGTTTGGTCAGAAATGTGTGGACTACCAGCACAAGACAGCCCGGGTTGAAAACCAACTCCTACAACTACGACTTGAAAGCTTCTCAAATTATGAATGCAAGCGAAAAAACCCACTCCCAGACTTGGGTATCGACGACGTGGCTTTAAACATCGAGGATATTAAGGCTGAGATCATGGAAAAACAGATAAGAATAGAGAATTTGTGTAAGAGATTGAACAACACTCAGGAGGTGTTATTACAGCTGAAAAATGATAATATTGCTAAGAAAATGCACCAACCTGTAACGATCGAATCACTAATGGCGCGAGCTAAGGAAAAACAACAAAAGCCTATGTGCTAG
- the LOC141442665 gene encoding uncharacterized protein isoform X1 yields the protein MEETLDYSVTADFSEKEIEELQKVPGNCQVKARLTLTREQEDDLREAFNLLDYNGEGKIKAEDFRVAIKALGYEPTNEELQKMISAVDKGQSGKLSFENFETAIMRKIMSLDSDGDIMKSFRLFDSDDNGLIGCEHVKRVTEILGTYLTDEEIEEMVDDADKDFDGFVSVTEFMRMIKNSVNIVTP from the exons ATGGAAGAAACATTAGATTATTCAGTCACTGCCGATTTTTCTGAGAAAGAGATTGAGGAATTACAAAAAGTTCCTGGAAACTGTCAGGTTAAGGCAAGATTGACTTTAACACGAGAACAG GAGGATGACTTGCGAGAAGCTTTCAACCTGTTGGACTACAACGGAGAGGGAAAGATCAAAGCAGAGGATTTTCGAGTTGCTATTAAAGCTTTGG GTTACGAACCCACCAACGAGGAGCTGCAGAAAATGATCAGCGCGGTGGACAAAGGCCAGTCCGGAAAGCTGAGCTTCGAGAACTTCGAAACCGCCATAATGCGCAAGATCATGTCGCTCGACAGCGACGGAGACATCATGAAGAGCTTCAGACTATTTGACTCTGATGATAatg GACTGATTGGCTGTGAGCACGTGAAGCGTGTTACTGAGATTCTTGGCACATATCTGACAGATGAAGAAATTGAAGAAATGGTAGATGATGCTGATAAAGATTTCGACGGATTC GTTTCAGTAACAGAATTCATGAGGATGATCAAGAATAGCGTTAATATAGTTACTCCttga